From Pelotomaculum schinkii, the proteins below share one genomic window:
- a CDS encoding type II secretion system F family protein, giving the protein MAIFCLVFLSILLFFLGFKQLKAGEQEQIALRLHRIIGDRMKVVVEKVKAKSNAGGGHRILELTGRLFLTSKLTSKFESELTKADIPLKGEEFMGLMLILPIAGTFLVTLATRNMVAGLIAAALGVYLPQFFLRRAKTKRLNKFNAQIGDALVIMANSMRSGFSFLQAMDMVRKELPPPISKDFGAALQEMNWGAPTDEALLNMAARLNSEDLELVITAVMIQRQVGGNLAEVLDTIASTIRERVKIKGEIKTLTAQGRISGLIIGLLPVFLTVVIYLISPEYIAVLFNNKTGLLLVFVAVLSQVIGLSIISKIVNIPA; this is encoded by the coding sequence ATGGCCATCTTCTGCCTGGTTTTTCTTTCAATTCTGCTTTTTTTCCTGGGTTTTAAACAGCTAAAGGCCGGGGAGCAGGAGCAAATAGCCCTGCGGCTGCACAGGATCATCGGTGACCGGATGAAAGTTGTGGTTGAAAAGGTTAAAGCAAAAAGTAATGCCGGGGGAGGTCACAGGATCCTGGAACTGACCGGCCGTTTATTTTTGACCAGCAAGTTAACGAGTAAGTTTGAGAGTGAATTAACCAAAGCAGATATTCCGCTAAAGGGCGAAGAGTTTATGGGCTTGATGCTGATCCTGCCCATTGCCGGAACCTTTTTGGTTACCCTTGCCACCAGGAACATGGTGGCCGGGCTTATTGCGGCGGCCCTCGGTGTTTACCTGCCTCAATTCTTTCTTCGCCGGGCCAAGACAAAGAGGCTTAATAAATTCAACGCTCAGATTGGCGATGCCCTGGTGATTATGGCTAATTCGATGCGCTCGGGTTTCAGCTTTCTGCAGGCCATGGATATGGTTCGTAAGGAACTGCCCCCTCCGATATCCAAGGACTTCGGAGCCGCCCTCCAGGAAATGAATTGGGGCGCCCCGACTGATGAGGCGTTACTAAACATGGCTGCCAGGCTAAACAGCGAAGACCTCGAACTGGTAATCACTGCCGTTATGATTCAGCGGCAGGTGGGAGGAAACCTCGCCGAAGTGCTTGACACTATTGCATCCACGATCAGGGAAAGAGTGAAGATTAAGGGTGAAATAAAAACATTGACCGCTCAAGGGCGTATCTCCGGTCTGATTATCGGTCTTCTCCCCGTTTTCTTAACGGTAGTAATATATTTGATAAGCCCGGAATACATAGCGGTTCTGTTTAATAATAAAACAGGTTTATTGTTAGTTTTTGTTGCGGTACTATCGCAGGTTATAGGGCTGTCTATAATCAGTAAGATAGTCAATATACCGGCTTAG
- a CDS encoding CpaF family protein, whose amino-acid sequence MSLLARIEKQKAAQPEIKDNSKKIAAFKKDPYESLKTSIHKRVIEDLKDLAAPEGENSKEELSGKIERMVLELLENEESSIPRLDRLRIAKEISDDAIAFGPITSLLNDPEITEIMVNGPDKIYVERKGKIELTDLFFRNSGHVMHIIEKIVTPLGRRIDESMPMVDARLPDGSRVNAIIPPLSLKGPAITIRKFFKDPLTIDNLVEFDTLTPQIAGFLEACVKARLNILVSGGTGSGKTTTLNVLSSFIPNDERIVTIEDAAELQLRQEHVITLESRPPNIEGKGAITIRDLVRNALRMRPDRIVVGEVRSGEALDMLQAMNTGHDGSLTTGHANAPRDMLSRLETMVLMAGMDLPVKAIREQISSAIDLIIQQSRLRDGSRKITHLTEVQGMEGDIVVLQDIYVYKQEGTDPEGRQKGRFIATGIRPKFINKLEAHGINIPYEAFDPSIL is encoded by the coding sequence ATGTCACTTCTAGCCAGGATTGAAAAACAAAAGGCCGCTCAACCGGAAATAAAAGACAACTCCAAGAAAATAGCAGCCTTTAAGAAGGACCCATACGAAAGCCTTAAGACATCCATCCATAAGAGGGTAATCGAGGACCTGAAGGACTTAGCGGCGCCAGAAGGAGAAAACAGCAAGGAAGAATTATCCGGTAAAATCGAGAGGATGGTACTTGAGCTGCTGGAGAATGAAGAAAGCAGTATCCCCCGCCTGGATCGTCTACGGATCGCCAAGGAAATCTCTGATGACGCCATTGCTTTTGGACCGATTACCTCACTATTAAATGACCCTGAGATTACAGAGATTATGGTTAACGGTCCGGATAAAATATACGTGGAAAGAAAAGGTAAAATAGAATTAACCGACCTGTTTTTTCGCAACAGCGGCCATGTCATGCATATTATTGAAAAAATCGTAACTCCGCTGGGCAGGCGAATCGACGAAAGTATGCCTATGGTCGACGCACGCCTGCCGGATGGATCCAGGGTCAACGCCATTATCCCCCCACTTAGTTTAAAAGGGCCGGCCATCACGATCCGTAAGTTTTTCAAAGACCCCTTGACTATCGATAATCTGGTCGAATTTGACACACTTACCCCGCAAATTGCCGGTTTTCTTGAGGCATGTGTTAAGGCCAGGCTAAATATCCTTGTTTCCGGGGGGACGGGCAGTGGTAAAACCACCACGCTTAATGTGCTATCTTCGTTTATACCCAATGATGAAAGAATTGTAACGATCGAGGATGCGGCCGAACTCCAGCTAAGACAGGAGCACGTAATTACCCTGGAAAGCCGCCCTCCCAATATTGAAGGCAAAGGAGCCATAACCATCCGTGATCTGGTGCGCAATGCCCTCCGCATGCGTCCGGATCGTATTGTGGTCGGCGAAGTCCGCAGCGGGGAAGCGCTGGATATGCTTCAAGCTATGAATACCGGTCATGACGGCTCGTTGACTACCGGGCACGCCAATGCGCCCCGTGACATGCTGTCAAGGCTTGAAACGATGGTTTTGATGGCGGGTATGGACCTGCCGGTTAAAGCTATCAGGGAACAGATTTCTTCAGCTATAGATTTGATTATCCAGCAGAGCCGTTTGAGGGACGGGTCACGAAAAATCACGCACCTTACCGAAGTGCAGGGTATGGAAGGGGACATCGTTGTTTTGCAGGATATTTATGTCTACAAACAGGAAGGAACCGATCCTGAAGGCAGACAAAAGGGGCGGTTCATCGCCACAGGCATCAGGCCGAAGTTCATCAACAAGCTGGAGGCGCACGGGATAAATATACCCTATGAAGCTTTTGATCCATCTATATTGTAA
- a CDS encoding AAA family ATPase, producing MSQTSVLVVDDIANVREDIKRLLYFEEDISVVGEAGDGEEALRMAENLKPDVVLMDINMPGMDGIMASEKISSQIPETAIVIISIQGEPEYLRKAMAAGARDYLVKPFSCNELAETIRRASSSYKIRPNRNTVPPPAAVQTEPEPPDKRIIVVFSSKGGVGKSTVSCNMAVCLAQETQKKVALVDLDLQGGDDAVMLNLTPRGTIAEMVQEEEQLEYSLLNSYLAPHMSGVKVLPAPFRPEQAELITAAHVVDILTMLKANHDYVVVDTSPLFNDLNLSALEMADDIILIFTRDLPSIKHVKTDLEVLETLNQSHKVKLVLNKSTQDFGVKLADLQKNLNAPPAAILPFDEKTVLSSINKGHPFVITSANSRITQSIKALAAEFETAAETASAAAGKKSLFNKLFSF from the coding sequence ATGAGCCAGACCAGCGTACTCGTTGTTGACGATATCGCCAACGTCCGGGAGGATATCAAGCGGTTACTATACTTTGAGGAAGACATCTCGGTTGTCGGAGAGGCGGGGGACGGGGAAGAAGCCCTCAGAATGGCAGAAAATCTAAAGCCTGACGTAGTACTCATGGATATCAACATGCCTGGTATGGACGGGATTATGGCATCCGAAAAAATATCCAGTCAGATACCTGAGACCGCTATTGTCATTATTTCTATTCAGGGGGAGCCGGAATACCTGAGAAAGGCCATGGCTGCGGGTGCAAGGGACTATTTGGTCAAGCCTTTCAGCTGCAATGAACTGGCTGAAACCATACGCCGCGCCAGCAGCAGCTATAAAATTAGACCCAACCGTAACACAGTGCCGCCGCCTGCGGCAGTACAAACTGAGCCGGAACCTCCGGACAAGAGAATAATCGTTGTTTTCTCAAGCAAAGGTGGTGTCGGTAAGAGTACGGTTTCCTGTAATATGGCGGTATGCCTGGCTCAGGAAACCCAAAAAAAGGTGGCTTTGGTGGATCTGGATCTGCAGGGCGGTGACGATGCAGTGATGTTGAACCTTACCCCCAGGGGTACCATTGCTGAAATGGTTCAGGAAGAGGAGCAGTTGGAATACTCCCTCCTTAATAGTTATTTAGCGCCGCACATGTCAGGGGTCAAGGTCCTCCCCGCTCCATTTCGCCCGGAGCAGGCCGAATTGATTACTGCTGCCCATGTGGTTGATATACTCACCATGTTAAAGGCTAATCACGATTACGTCGTTGTTGATACATCACCGCTCTTTAATGACTTGAATCTAAGTGCTCTGGAAATGGCCGATGACATAATTTTAATCTTTACCCGCGACCTGCCGTCCATCAAACATGTCAAAACAGACCTTGAGGTTCTGGAAACACTGAACCAGTCCCACAAAGTCAAGCTGGTTCTGAACAAATCCACACAGGATTTTGGGGTAAAGCTTGCTGATTTGCAAAAAAACCTGAACGCGCCGCCGGCCGCCATATTACCTTTCGATGAGAAAACGGTTCTGTCTTCAATAAATAAGGGACATCCGTTTGTCATAACCAGCGCTAACAGCAGGATTACCCAGAGCATCAAGGCTTTGGCCGCGGAATTTGAAACGGCTGCTGAAACAGCTTCCGCAGCTGCAGGTAAAAAATCACTTTTTAATAAATTATTCAGCTTCTAA
- the cpaB gene encoding Flp pilus assembly protein CpaB encodes MKNKIILILAVVVGLAAAGGIYAFLDGLKRTYVVEGDFVKVVTARQRIPARTQVASQMIELKEIPAKYVNDRAAVDINEVTGKIVKSDILPGEQVLRDKLAKDKEDSDGLSFVVQPGKRAVTIAVNQVSGVAGLIKPGDRVDVFGTFDLQGQNQEKASVNSLLIQNVDVLSVDQSAIQTAAGQDAKKNAATASDHTITLQVTPEQAEPLILCSEKGTIRLGLRSATDQDIINLPSIRTNQLVR; translated from the coding sequence GTGAAAAACAAAATAATTCTAATCCTGGCCGTCGTTGTCGGCCTGGCCGCGGCCGGCGGCATCTATGCGTTTTTAGATGGCTTAAAAAGGACTTACGTGGTAGAAGGCGATTTTGTTAAAGTAGTAACCGCCCGCCAACGTATACCGGCCAGGACCCAGGTTGCATCACAAATGATTGAGTTAAAAGAAATCCCCGCCAAGTATGTTAACGATAGGGCGGCGGTGGACATCAATGAAGTCACCGGTAAAATTGTCAAGTCTGATATCCTGCCGGGGGAACAGGTCTTAAGGGATAAGCTGGCCAAAGACAAAGAAGACTCCGACGGCCTATCCTTTGTCGTCCAGCCCGGGAAAAGGGCCGTTACAATAGCGGTGAACCAGGTTTCCGGTGTCGCAGGGCTGATTAAGCCGGGTGACCGGGTAGATGTTTTCGGAACCTTTGACCTGCAAGGGCAGAATCAGGAAAAAGCAAGTGTCAACAGCCTTCTCATCCAGAACGTGGACGTGCTCAGCGTCGACCAGTCGGCTATCCAGACGGCCGCCGGTCAAGATGCCAAGAAAAATGCGGCTACTGCAAGTGATCATACCATTACTCTACAGGTGACGCCGGAACAAGCCGAACCGCTAATCCTCTGTTCGGAAAAAGGTACAATCAGGTTAGGCCTGCGCTCGGCTACCGACCAGGATATCATTAACCTGCCATCGATTAGAACTAACCAATTGGTGCGTTAA
- a CDS encoding pilus assembly protein TadG-related protein → MKRFKKIFWRFTSDQRGMALVLVAAGMVAFTGFMALVADVGLLALNKQRLVNAVDAAALAGVHELPVNPDQAKAVAVNYALQNGANPLEPQVGEYLGDPNTKLTVSAARQVEFAFARVLGINSGTVSATATAGLSGIRALNGAAPLAVPDKPFEFGASYTLKVGANSEDPPPLGPGTFGALSLGGNGASNYEDNLKYGYSGQLKVGDVVNTETGNMSNPTKRAVDYRMDLCTHTPACTPAHFDPGCPRILFIPVYRENYEAGGQIKNITISGFAAFLVDRVTGQGTQSYIEGAFIRLVIDGETSPGQTDYGLQGAKLIE, encoded by the coding sequence ATGAAAAGATTTAAAAAAATCTTTTGGCGCTTTACCAGTGACCAGCGGGGCATGGCCCTGGTTTTAGTAGCTGCCGGTATGGTGGCTTTTACCGGCTTTATGGCCCTGGTAGCCGATGTCGGGCTGCTTGCCCTCAACAAACAAAGACTTGTCAATGCCGTGGATGCCGCTGCGCTGGCTGGGGTTCACGAACTTCCGGTAAACCCGGACCAGGCAAAAGCCGTAGCTGTGAACTACGCCCTGCAAAACGGGGCCAACCCATTGGAACCACAGGTGGGGGAATACCTGGGCGACCCAAATACAAAGCTGACGGTATCCGCCGCAAGGCAGGTGGAATTTGCCTTTGCCAGAGTCCTGGGTATCAACTCGGGCACCGTGAGTGCGACGGCAACAGCAGGCCTCTCGGGCATCCGCGCCTTAAATGGGGCGGCTCCTTTGGCCGTACCTGACAAGCCTTTTGAATTCGGGGCATCTTACACTTTGAAGGTAGGAGCGAACAGCGAAGACCCGCCACCGTTAGGTCCGGGGACTTTTGGCGCACTTTCCCTGGGGGGGAACGGCGCTTCAAATTACGAAGATAATCTTAAATACGGGTATAGTGGACAACTCAAGGTGGGAGATGTAGTTAATACGGAAACTGGAAACATGTCCAACCCGACCAAACGCGCCGTTGACTACCGGATGGACCTCTGCACGCATACCCCGGCCTGCACACCTGCTCATTTTGATCCGGGTTGTCCCAGGATACTATTTATACCTGTTTACAGAGAGAACTATGAAGCAGGTGGGCAGATTAAAAATATTACCATATCCGGATTTGCTGCTTTCCTGGTGGACCGGGTAACCGGCCAGGGAACGCAGAGCTATATCGAGGGCGCATTTATCAGGCTGGTTATAGATGGAGAAACCTCTCCCGGGCAGACCGATTACGGCCTGCAGGGAGCCAAATTAATTGAATAA
- a CDS encoding TadE/TadG family type IV pilus assembly protein has translation MRLIKKLIKNKQGQALVELALVLPILIMLVMGTVEFGRIFHSYLLITNAAREGARAGIVGLDDTAIRTKVKDASVSLGLTDSQISIEPAQSSRVRGVPLTVQVNYSIGLITPLLDAVLPDPFPLTTSTTMRVE, from the coding sequence ATGCGGCTTATTAAAAAATTGATTAAGAACAAACAGGGGCAGGCGCTGGTGGAACTGGCGCTGGTACTCCCTATTTTGATTATGTTGGTTATGGGTACGGTCGAATTTGGACGGATCTTTCACTCCTACCTGCTCATAACAAACGCTGCCAGGGAGGGCGCCCGGGCAGGTATCGTTGGTTTAGACGATACCGCAATCAGAACAAAGGTAAAAGATGCGTCTGTTTCACTGGGACTTACAGACTCTCAAATTTCAATTGAACCGGCCCAAAGTTCCCGGGTAAGGGGTGTCCCGCTGACAGTCCAGGTCAATTATTCTATAGGCTTGATCACCCCGCTCCTTGACGCGGTTCTGCCGGACCCGTTCCCCTTAACGACCTCAACCACAATGAGGGTAGAGTGA
- a CDS encoding A24 family peptidase codes for MFIEIVLFVVLAVCVYTDITARKIYNFVLLPACVSALLYYLLTGGLDLGWWSVQGLLLGIALLVIPFAMGGIGAGDVKLLGIIGVLKGPEFVVIAFLAGAIVGGVMSAVYLIKQKKMLSILKNIGYNIYYLAIGAPRIKVIDDNGQTAVTIPYGAAIALGAAAAYFVR; via the coding sequence ATGTTTATTGAGATTGTTTTATTTGTTGTATTGGCAGTCTGCGTATATACAGACATTACCGCAAGAAAAATTTATAATTTTGTTCTTCTGCCCGCCTGTGTTTCGGCCTTGCTCTACTACCTTCTGACCGGTGGGTTGGACCTGGGCTGGTGGTCGGTCCAGGGCTTGCTTTTGGGGATTGCCCTGCTGGTCATCCCTTTCGCGATGGGCGGTATAGGTGCGGGAGATGTAAAACTATTGGGTATTATCGGGGTTTTAAAGGGGCCTGAGTTTGTGGTAATCGCTTTTCTCGCAGGCGCTATCGTGGGTGGGGTCATGTCGGCAGTCTATTTGATAAAACAAAAAAAGATGCTGTCTATCTTAAAAAATATTGGATATAACATATATTACCTGGCTATAGGGGCGCCACGAATAAAGGTTATTGACGACAACGGCCAAACAGCGGTTACCATCCCTTACGGCGCGGCTATTGCTCTTGGCGCTGCCGCCGCATATTTCGTGAGGTGA
- a CDS encoding Flp family type IVb pilin, with the protein MINVFKKLMVEESGQGMAEYGLILALVAVIVVAALTTLGEGIRDKLTEVNGELTPETTE; encoded by the coding sequence GTGATCAATGTTTTTAAGAAGCTGATGGTTGAAGAAAGCGGTCAGGGGATGGCTGAATACGGGTTGATTCTCGCCCTGGTTGCCGTTATTGTTGTCGCTGCCCTGACGACGTTGGGCGAGGGTATTAGGGACAAATTAACAGAGGTCAATGGTGAACTAACACCAGAAACAACAGAATAA
- a CDS encoding Flp family type IVb pilin — MTNLVGKFFREETGQGLVEYAFILMLVALVVIAGLKVLPEGIIGAYNKTTDCLN; from the coding sequence ATGACGAACCTGGTTGGGAAATTTTTCAGGGAAGAAACAGGCCAGGGGTTAGTGGAATACGCATTTATCCTGATGCTGGTAGCGTTAGTAGTTATAGCGGGGCTCAAAGTCCTGCCGGAGGGAATCATTGGTGCGTATAACAAAACAACCGATTGTCTCAATTAG
- a CDS encoding response regulator, with protein MEKVKVLIVDDHALVREGLTKILSTEEVIKVVGEAENGAQAVEQAFRMQPDVILMDINMPVTNGIEATRAIKNEKPEIGIIALTIHDQEEYLFELIKAGVSGYILKDISPSVLIQTILGVARGESFITPSMTAKMFNEYARLSSQNQLGTSSERLTRREFDVLRLVAHGENNRAIAKKLFISEKTVKNHLTNIFQKLGVEDRTQAAIHAVKNRLVKL; from the coding sequence ATGGAGAAAGTAAAGGTGTTGATCGTCGACGATCATGCTCTGGTTAGAGAAGGGTTAACCAAAATTTTATCGACCGAAGAGGTCATCAAAGTTGTGGGTGAGGCCGAAAATGGCGCTCAGGCCGTTGAACAGGCTTTCCGAATGCAGCCGGACGTGATTCTGATGGATATCAATATGCCGGTTACCAACGGAATTGAAGCTACCCGGGCGATTAAAAATGAGAAACCTGAGATCGGTATAATTGCCTTGACTATCCATGACCAGGAGGAATACCTTTTTGAATTGATCAAGGCGGGAGTGTCCGGCTATATTTTAAAAGATATCAGCCCCAGCGTTTTAATCCAAACCATTCTGGGGGTGGCCAGAGGAGAGTCATTTATCACTCCGTCCATGACGGCCAAAATGTTTAATGAATATGCCCGGCTGTCATCTCAAAACCAACTTGGGACCTCGTCAGAGAGACTGACCAGGCGTGAATTCGATGTGTTGAGACTGGTTGCGCACGGGGAAAACAACCGTGCCATTGCCAAGAAATTATTTATCAGCGAGAAAACAGTAAAGAACCACCTGACCAACATATTTCAAAAACTGGGGGTAGAGGACCGGACCCAGGCAGCCATCCATGCAGTAAAAAACAGACTGGTCAAGCTCTAA